One genomic segment of Flagellimonas marinaquae includes these proteins:
- a CDS encoding SusD/RagB family nutrient-binding outer membrane lipoprotein, with the protein MRRTIEYFGRIALISIALLGCEVSDFDLQDNPNFLTPKSADPEYLLNEIQYQFQSLMGLMILNTDDLMRYEAMTDTYGDLVSVTVLDTEWESYFEALNNSKTIEALAEKDETLLFHNAINKLLLGYLTITMVDYMGAIPYTEAVVPSEYPNPGLESGIDIYKKVLNDIDRAILDIENSTFNFSTDLFYDSDKDKWIAFANSFKLKILVQTRLASSEIGVSDIALAINELLEKDLIDSETEDFQYTFSTVEEPESRHRYFRRGYVSNFGQYMGNYFMFMLKDSKSVADPRLRYYLYRQSDSSPFSIVPYSTCLQESNVDYCYIGDFYRGLDHGESRTGFGDNEERTVYGLYPGGGTFDEDQFVSAPKTSTHLDGAGILPLLTSSFVKFLRAEAALMLSTGEDPEKLLREAIQDSMDKVLSFGEVDSDFESTDEEVEAYIDEVLFNFNNVATNEQKLDIIITEYYLAAFGNSMESYNAYRRTGYPSNIQVPIDNDNPTFPRSFPYSARAVEINSSLTQKLNTDRVFWDTNPEGFIK; encoded by the coding sequence ATGCGAAGAACAATAGAATATTTTGGTAGAATAGCATTGATATCCATAGCGTTGCTAGGGTGTGAAGTTTCTGATTTTGACTTACAGGACAACCCTAATTTCCTTACCCCGAAAAGTGCGGACCCTGAATATCTCTTGAACGAAATCCAATATCAATTTCAATCCCTAATGGGACTTATGATATTAAATACGGACGATCTTATGCGTTATGAAGCAATGACCGATACCTATGGTGATTTGGTCTCCGTAACAGTATTGGATACTGAATGGGAAAGCTATTTTGAGGCCCTGAACAATTCCAAGACCATAGAAGCTTTGGCAGAAAAGGATGAAACCTTATTATTCCATAACGCCATCAATAAATTGCTTTTGGGATACCTTACCATAACTATGGTGGACTATATGGGGGCAATACCTTACACTGAGGCGGTTGTCCCATCCGAATACCCGAACCCAGGATTGGAAAGCGGTATAGATATTTATAAAAAAGTCCTGAATGATATTGATCGGGCCATATTGGATATTGAGAACTCCACCTTCAACTTTTCTACAGATTTGTTCTATGATAGCGATAAGGATAAATGGATAGCTTTTGCCAATTCTTTTAAGCTCAAGATTTTGGTGCAGACCCGATTGGCGAGTTCTGAAATTGGGGTATCAGATATTGCATTGGCAATTAATGAACTGTTGGAAAAAGATTTGATAGATTCAGAAACTGAAGATTTCCAATACACCTTTTCCACTGTGGAGGAGCCAGAAAGTCGCCATCGTTATTTCCGTAGAGGGTATGTGAGCAATTTTGGACAATACATGGGCAACTATTTTATGTTTATGCTCAAAGATTCCAAAAGCGTTGCGGACCCACGGCTACGTTACTATTTGTATAGGCAGTCCGATTCCAGTCCGTTCAGTATAGTGCCCTATTCAACGTGTTTGCAAGAGTCCAATGTGGATTATTGTTATATCGGGGATTTTTACCGAGGACTGGACCATGGAGAAAGTCGTACTGGCTTTGGAGATAATGAGGAAAGAACAGTATATGGTTTGTATCCCGGAGGTGGAACATTTGATGAGGACCAGTTTGTATCCGCCCCAAAAACCTCTACACATTTGGATGGAGCGGGTATTTTACCCCTTTTAACATCTTCCTTTGTAAAGTTTTTAAGGGCAGAGGCAGCATTAATGCTGAGTACGGGCGAAGACCCGGAGAAACTATTAAGGGAAGCAATACAGGATTCTATGGACAAAGTTCTCTCTTTCGGAGAAGTAGATTCGGACTTTGAGTCCACGGATGAAGAAGTAGAAGCATATATTGATGAGGTTCTTTTCAATTTTAACAATGTGGCCACCAACGAACAAAAACTCGATATAATTATAACGGAGTATTATTTGGCAGCCTTCGGAAATTCGATGGAATCCTACAACGCATATAGAAGAACAGGATACCCTTCTAATATTCAAGTCCCCATAGATAACGATAACCCAACATTCCCACGAAGCTTTCCTTATTCGGCACGGGCGGTAGAGATAAACTCCTCATTAACCCAAAAGCTGAATACAGATAGGGTTTTTTGGGATACCAACCCAGAAGGGTTCATAAAATAA
- a CDS encoding fibronectin type III domain-containing protein, which translates to MDLIIKRRSCSQTIISFLWLLLGAISCSSEDKENTETAVDLDPPTIPVGLKAENITQRTLFLYWNPAEDNVNVKNYSLYQNGEFLVGSGKPSYYLDDLVPGTDYTFQVLATDEAGNSSKLSDPINVHTSDPLVAELQFASGNLEDYLRDLLDIVPGISAKKYKVPTDNELDQWDSIIDAILDEDITKAVDEAVYLNYQIVEFTDIYSSPNQVYYIIKEYQERQNYWGTYVFSKTPKRKDLVLAAPHVLHDQKTGYQAAFAFRRNVARALFLSGAHRCDQEGSSTCDGTTKSCSSYFGAYRISDVPHNTNTTFQVTTENLFNALPSSVFVQLHGFGKEPTDPYVILSNGTNKTPAKDYVVMLRDALLEEDNTLTFKIPHIDLNWTRYAAFDNTQGRYINGSASPCSVPATGTTGRFVHIEQERSKLRQDESGWIKISNALGKVF; encoded by the coding sequence ATGGATTTAATAATAAAAAGAAGAAGTTGTTCGCAAACAATCATCAGTTTTTTATGGCTATTGTTGGGAGCTATCTCTTGCTCATCCGAGGATAAAGAAAATACTGAAACAGCTGTAGATCTGGACCCCCCTACCATACCAGTAGGTTTAAAGGCCGAAAATATTACACAACGGACATTATTTTTGTATTGGAACCCCGCAGAAGATAATGTAAACGTAAAGAATTACTCCTTGTATCAAAACGGTGAATTTTTAGTGGGGTCGGGCAAGCCATCTTATTATTTGGATGATCTGGTACCAGGAACCGATTATACTTTTCAAGTACTGGCTACCGATGAAGCAGGAAACTCATCTAAACTCAGCGACCCTATCAATGTGCATACATCCGACCCCCTTGTGGCGGAACTGCAGTTTGCCTCCGGTAACTTGGAGGATTACTTAAGGGATTTGCTGGATATTGTGCCGGGTATATCGGCCAAGAAATACAAAGTCCCCACGGACAACGAATTGGATCAATGGGACTCCATTATAGATGCTATTTTGGATGAAGACATCACCAAAGCTGTTGATGAAGCCGTGTATCTAAATTATCAGATAGTGGAGTTTACGGATATTTATTCCTCTCCGAATCAAGTTTACTATATTATAAAGGAATATCAAGAAAGACAGAACTACTGGGGGACTTATGTTTTTAGCAAGACCCCAAAACGAAAAGACTTGGTTTTGGCTGCTCCTCACGTATTGCACGATCAAAAAACTGGATACCAGGCAGCATTCGCCTTTAGAAGGAACGTAGCTAGGGCATTGTTTTTAAGCGGGGCCCACCGATGTGATCAAGAAGGTTCCTCTACATGCGATGGCACAACCAAATCTTGTAGCTCATATTTTGGGGCATATAGGATATCGGATGTTCCACACAATACCAATACTACATTTCAGGTCACAACCGAAAATCTGTTTAATGCACTTCCTTCCAGTGTTTTTGTTCAACTTCATGGATTTGGTAAGGAGCCGACCGACCCTTACGTTATTTTAAGTAATGGAACCAATAAAACACCAGCAAAAGATTATGTGGTTATGCTTAGGGATGCCCTTCTTGAAGAAGATAATACCTTGACCTTTAAAATTCCGCACATCGATCTAAATTGGACACGATATGCAGCGTTCGATAATACCCAAGGCAGATATATAAACGGTTCGGCATCTCCTTGCAGTGTGCCGGCAACAGGAACAACAGGTAGATTTGTGCATATAGAGCAAGAGCGCTCAAAACTTCGGCAAGATGAGTCTGGGTGGATTAAAATCAGTAATGCATTGGGCAAAGTGTTTTAA